The Ruminococcaceae bacterium R-25 DNA segment TATTATAGTGATCTGGTGGAAAGAATAAATCTGTATAACCAGGCGGGAATTATGCAGGGCGACCGGCTGACGTTTTCTTTCGAGACTTCGGACAAACCTTTGGACATAAGAGTCATTGACCGTTTGATAGACGAATTCTTTAAGTGAGAACAAGCTGTTGTGTACCACTTGCTCCCTCACTTGTACCGCTTGGTCCTAAAAGCATTGAGCGCCGAAACAGGGCCCGATAGAATGACCTCAAAACCTAAGGAGGTACAGGAAAATGACAGACATTACCAACATCAATGTTAGAACTGAGAATAACTACAGTGAACTTAAGAGAGAGGCGATGATCCTCCAGAAAAAGGGACTGCCGTTCATGATGGCATCGGTCGTTATCTGGACAGCAGTTACGATCGTAAGGACACTTCCGGTAGATATCATGACGAAGAATCTTTATACATTCTATTGCCCGGGACTGCTTATCCCGTGTGTGATCATCTTTTCGCTCATCATAGGCGCAAAACCTTTTTCAAAGAGGAATAATCCTTTTAATAAACTGGGCTTGATCAACACCATGAATCAGATGCTTTATCTCTTGATCGTCATGTGGGCATTTAATCAGAAGCCTGAAGCGATGCTGATGCTTTTCGCGATGGTGTTCGGAGCACATCTCTTGCCATTCGCATGGCTCTATGAGAGTAAGACTTATCTTGTTACATCGATCGTTACTACACTTGGATCTTTGCTCATATCGATCTTTGCACCTGAATTATATATAGGCATCTTCATGATCGTATGCCAGATCGTGATGTCGGTTTTGCTCCTGATTGAATGCAGAAAACTTGATCGCGAAAATGTAAGAGGATGAATTATAATGATTCCAAATATCGGGGTAAATAGGAGTCGCAAATGAGGGTTTCGATCAAGAAAGACATTGAGTCAGGCACGGCAGTGGAGATCCACTGCCGTGAAATCACTCCGGAAACTGAAAGACTTGAGCGCTATATTAAAAGATTCGACGAGCACATAATCGGCACTGCAAACGGCCAGGCTCATCAGATCGCATTAGAGCAGATCCTTTACATCGAAGCAGTTGATAAGAAGACTTTCCTCTATACGGCAGGGAACGTCTATGAGACGGAAAAGAGGCTTTATGAGCTTGAGGAGATGCTCGATGAGAAGACTTATTTCAGATGCTCGAAATCAGTGATCGTAAACCTCAATAAGATAACAAAGCTTAAGCCTGAAGTTACCAGAAACATTCTTGCGACACTTACGAA contains these protein-coding regions:
- a CDS encoding LytTR family transcriptional regulator, translated to MRVSIKKDIESGTAVEIHCREITPETERLERYIKRFDEHIIGTANGQAHQIALEQILYIEAVDKKTFLYTAGNVYETEKRLYELEEMLDEKTYFRCSKSVIVNLNKITKLKPEVTRNILATLTNGEVVVISRRNVKALKSLIGLEG